The Lusitaniella coriacea LEGE 07157 sequence CACCCCATCCACAACGTAGGGATAACCCTGTTTGAGGGCGATGGGTTTGAGGGTATCGTGGAGTTCGCTCTTACAAAAATAGCAGCGATTGATGGGGTTTGAGGTGTAGTTGAGATTATCCATCTCGCGAGTTTCGACTAACTCGTGAGTAATGCCGATTTGGGCGGCTTGAACTTTGGCATCTTCGAGTTCTTCGGGTAACAAGGAAGGGGAAACCGCCGTAATTGCCAAGGCGCGATCTTCTAGAACATCCCGCGCAATTTTTGCCACTAGCGTGCTGTCAATACCGCCAGAGTAGGCAATGAGCGCCTGATCCATTTGAGAAAATAGGGTTTTGAGTTGTGCGAGTTTTTGTTCGATCGTCATTATCTGAAGTTTAAATAGGAATTTCAATCTATCTAAATTATCGCGTCGATCGCGACCTTAAAGAAACGCAAATATTCCGCGATCGCGCACTGGGAAACATTATGGTGGTTGAGAAACCCTTTTAGTAACCTGCAATACCCATGTCGCAACCCACAATAGAATCGATTCTTAGTGAAAATCGCGTCTTTCCTCCTCCGGCTGAATTTGCCCAGAACGCAAGCATCAAAAGCTTAGAAGAATATCAGCAACTCTACGAAAGAGCAAAAGCAGATCCCGCAGCATTTTGGGCAGAACTCGCCGAAAAAGAATTACATTGGTTTCAAAAGTGGGATACCGTTCTCGATTGGAAACCGCCTTTTGCTCAATGGTTTGTGGGGGGAAAAATCAATATTTCCTATAATTGCCTCGACAGACACCTCACCACTTGGCGCAAGAATAAAGCAGCATTAATTTGGGAAGGAGAACCCGGCGATTCGCGCACCCTCACCTACGCGCAACTGCACCGGGAAGTTTGCCAAATGGCGAATGTTTTCAAACAATTAGGAGTCAAAAAAGGCGATCGCGTGGGGATTTATATGCCCATGATCCCAGAAGCCGCGATCGCGATGCTCGCCTGCGCGCGGATTGGTGCGCCCCACAGCGTCGTTTTTGGCGGATTTAGCGCAGAAGCCCTAAAAGCCCGTTTAGTGGATGCAGAGGCAAAACTTGTCGTCACCGCCGATGGAGGATGGCGCAAAGATAAAATTGTCCCTCTCAAAGATGCCGTCGATGCCGCCCTCGAAGACAATGGCGCGCCTAGCGTAGAAAACGTTTTGGTGGTCAAGCGTACCGAACAGAAGATTTCGATGGAATCCGGACGCGACCATTGGTGGCACGACTTACAACCCAACGCTTCCGCCGACTGTCCCGCCGAACCGATGGACAGCGAAGATATGCTCTTCATCCTCTACACCAGTGGTACAACGGGCAAACCCAAAGGAGTCGTCCACACCACCGGAGGTTACAACCTTTACACCCACATGACCACCCAATGGACCTTCGACCTCAAAGATACCGATGTCTATTGGTGTACTGCCGATGTGGGCTGGATTACAGGTCATAGTTATATCGTCTATGGTCCTCTCTCCAACGGCGCAACCAGTTTAATGTATGAAGGCGCGCCCCGTCCTTCAAATCCAGGCTGTTTGTGGGATGTGGTGGAAAAATACGGCGTAACCATCTTCTACACCGCCCCCACCGCGATTCGCGCTTTTATTAAAATGGGCGAACATCATCCCAACGCCCGCAACCTTTCCTCTCTGCGCATTCTGGGAACCGTCGGCGAACCCATCAACCCCGAAGCTTGGATGTGGTATCACAAGGTTATCGGTGGCGAACGCTGTCCTATTGTCGATACCTGGTGGCAAACGGAAACCGGAGGGTTTATGCTCACCCCTCTTCCCGGCGCAACCCCCACCAAACCCGGTTCTGCAACGTTCCCCTTCCCCGGCATTCTTGCGGAAATTGTGGATGCGGAGGGGAATCCGGTGGGCGAAAATTCTGGAGGCTATTTAGTCATTCAACACCCTTGGCCCAGCATGATGCGAACGGTGTATGGAGATGACGAGCGCTTCCGTCGCACCTATTGGGAGCATATTCCCCCCAAAGATGGAAAATACCTCTATTTCGCAGGAGATGGGGCGAGAAAAGATAAGGATGGTTATTTCTGGGTAATGGGTCGCGTAGACGATGTGATGAACATTTCCGGACACCGCTTGGGAACGATGGAAGTGGAATCGGCGTTAGTCTCTCACCCCGCAGTAGCCGAAGCCGCAGTTGTGGGGAAACCCGATGAGGTCAAAGGCGAGGATGTGTTCGCTTTTGTGACCTTGGAAGGGGAGTATGAGGGGAGTGAAACCCTTGTGCGGGAACTGAAACAGCACGTCGTTCAAGAGATTGGCGCGATCGCGCGTCCGGGGGAAATTCGCTTTACCGATGCACTCCCAAAAACGCGATCGGGTAAAATTATACGCCGTGTCTTGCGTAGTTTAGCCGCAGGTCAAGAATTTGCCGGGGACACCTCCACCCTTGAAGATCGCAGCGTTCTCGATAAGTTACGCGGGAGTTCTTAGAATCATCCTCGGACAAACACGGGGACGCAGCATCGATTTTACCAACTGCGGCAAATTTCTTCTCGAAATTGAACGAGTTAATTGCGAATATCTCAGATATTCATCGGCAATAGGTTGAGCGTTTTCTATTGGCTCTTTATCCCCTATTGCCACTTCTTTTGGCTATCCCTCTCCACATTATATAAAATCCGGTTGAATGCCCTCGGTGAGGACTGACACGGCACTTCGACACGCTCAGTGACCGGGAGACACGGGGACACGGAGAGAGGACGGGGTGAGAGGGAGACGGGGTGACGGGGTGAGCTGGGGGAGATTGAGAAACCTTCTGCCACCTGCTCTCTGCCTTGCCGTCAGGCGCTGTTCCCTGTTCCCGTCTTGCCGAGCGTTCCCAAGTCCGCGTCATTTGACGGGGCGTACAGGGTTTCGAGGTTTCCTCGAAACACAGCCCCTCAGTTTTCCTCAAATGCTTGTGCCGGACGTTTGCGCCTTGTCGGCGGCGCGGGGTCTCGGCGCTATTCCCTGTTCCCGTCTTGCCGAGCGTTCCCTTGCGCCTTGTCGGCGGCGCGGGGTCTCGGCGCTATTCCCTTTTCCTAGCAAGGGTTTCAGGGTGTTCACATCAGGCGTGAATTTTTATAATGGGCAATTTGAAGGATTGGATATGACTACATTCTCTGATGACTGATAACTGAAATAGCGGCTGTCCTAACTGTGATGCCTACAGCGATAAAACTCTGCTTTAGAACTCAGGCACAATTCTGGGAACAATAACGATAAGCTCAATCTTTTATGTCTCATAAGCTAAAACACATTCAAATTGGGTATCGAGCGCTGTGTGTCAAAGCCGTCAATCTCTCACCGTGTCTCCTCGGTCAGCGTTCCCTTGCTACTCGCGCGTTCCCTTGCGCCTTTCGGCGGCGCGGGGTCTGACCGTTCCCCGTTTCTCCGCGTCACCCTAAGTCATAATTTAAATGCACAACAGCTTACCATTCCCCATATTGCAGTCTTGCGGTTGAGAAACCAAAGTTTAACTGAAGTTACAGAGAGAAAAAAGTTAGAGTAGGCATTTAGCAGTTTGAGATCCACCATGCTCGACCCTAAAAATGATGCACAAAAAATCAAAGAACTCGAACAAGCCAAGCGTATCCTTCAGAAAAAATTAGAACAATCAGAAGCCAATCGCTTGCAATTAGAAGAGAATAATGAAAAGAAAGAAGCATTACTCCATAAGGCGATCGAAGAACTTCGGCAATCAGAACGGACATCGCTCAAGCGAAGTTCCGAACTCGAAGCTGCGCTGACGGAATTAAAAACGACTCAAACAAAACTGACCGAATCCGAACAGTTTTTGCACCTGATTATCGATAACATTCCCCAGGCAATTTTTTGGAAAGATTGCAATTCCGTCTATTTAGGCTGCAATCAGGTTTTTGCGGAGATAGTGGGGGTAAGTTCGCCACAGAATATTACTGGCAAAACGGACTACGACTTGTGTTGGAACCCAGAAGATGCGGAGCAGTATCAAAAACGCGATCGCGCGGTCATTGAATCAGGCAAACCCCAACTCCACATCGTTGAAAAGCAGCAAGAGGAAAACGGCAAGCTTTATTGGTTAGAAACGAACAAAATCCCTTTGTACGATCTTGACGGTCAGAGTATCGGGATTCTCGGCACCTCTGAAGATATCACCGAGCGCAAGCAAGCAGAGGAAGCCCTCGAAGCACGGGTAGTAGAGAAAACAGCCGAACTGAAAAAATCCCAACAGCGCCTTGCTTTGATTATCGAACAGTCTCCTGTGGGCATAATGGAATGGAATCCGAACTGTAAAATTACTCAGTGGAATCCTGCCGCCGAGTCGATCTTTGGGTATTCCAAAGAAGAAGTTTTGGGTCGCCACTTTAAGCGCATTGTCCCTAAAGAATTACACAAGTATGTGGATGAAGTCGCCCAGGAGATTCTCAATCAGGAGGGAGGGAGTTTTAGCGTTAACGATAACGTGACGAAAGACGGTCGAAGGATTACTTGCGAATGGCATAACAGTCCCTTGGTCGCGGCGGATGGCGAGTTACTGGGGGCGGTTTCTCTATTTATGGATATTAGCGAACGCCAGCGAACCGAAGAAGAACTGCGCGCCTCCCAGCAAAAACTCTCGCTTCTCATTCAGCAAACGCCCTTAGCTGTGATTGAATGGGACAAACAGTTTAATGTGAGGGATTGGAATCCTGCTGCGACAAAGATTTTTGGGTATGCGCGATCCGAAGCCATCGGACAAAACGCAACCTTCATTATTCCCGAAGCCGCACACCCCTACGTCAAACCCGTTCTCCAAGACCTCCTCGCTGACCGCGGCGGACGACGCAGCACGAATGCAAACATCACGAAAGATGGCAAGGAAATCGTTTGCGAGTGGCACAACACTCCCCTGATCTCTCCAGAGGGGGAGGTAATAGGCGTAGCCTCTCTCGTCTTGGACATTACTGAGCGCAGGCAAGCAGAAAACCGACTGCAAGAACAAGAACAATTCCTGCGCAGTATTTACGATGGGGTCGAACACCCAATTTTTGTGGTTGACGTGCTGGAAGATGGAGACTTTCGGTACGCAGGGTGGAACGCTACCACAGAGCGAGCGACGGGAGTGAGCGGTGCAGAGATTGCGGGGAAAACCCCGGAGGAATGGATTGGTCCCGAAGCAGGTGCGGCGATTCGCCAGCGATTTGAGCAGTGCGTTGCAACCGGACAACCACTAACCTACGAAGAGCCTTTAGTCTTCAATGGAGAGAAAACCTGGTGGCTGACGACGTTTAATCCCCTGCGCAATTCTCAAGGCAGAATTTATCGCTTGGTGGCAACGACGTTTAATATTAGCGAGCTTAAAGCCGTAGAAGTCGCCTTGCAGAAGAGTGAGGCGCAACTCCAGGCAATTTTGAATAACTCGACTGCGGCTATCTATGTTAAAGATTTGGAGGGTCGCCATGTCTTTGTGAATCCGGAGTGCGAGCGAGCTTTTAATCTTTCCAAGGAAGAAATCTTGGGGAAAACAGACTTCGATCTGTTGCCATCGGATATTGCAGAGCAGTTGCAGAAGAACGACCGACAGGTTGCAAAAACCCGAACAGCAATTCAGTCAGAAGAATCGGTAATGCAGACTGATGGATTGCATACTTACCTAACGATTAAATTTCCTCTGCTCGATCCCGATGGCAATGTGTATGGGATTTGCGGGATGTCTACGGATATTAGCGATCGCAAACAGGCTGAAATCGTGCTGCACGAGCAGGCAGAGCGTCAGGAATTACTCAGCAACATTACGGCTCAAATTCGCAATTCTCTGAATGTCGATACGATTTTAGAAACGACGATTCGGGAACTTTATTCGCTATTGCAGTTGGATTGGTGTGCTTTTTCCTGGTTCGATTCCACAGTCGAGCCTGCGGTTTGGCACATTGTTCGGGACGCTCGTCCGGAGAATGCGGAGAGTATTGTTGGAACTTATCCAGCCGAATCGATTGGACCGATCGATCGCGTGCTGATGTGCCAAGAAATGATTCAGATTGATGATGCAAGCCAGTACGATGAACCCACCCATCGAGCATTTTTACAAAGTATGGGCGTTGCCGCTCGCGTGATGATCCCAATTCAAACCCAATTAGACCAGCTTGGGATTATTATCTGCGATCGCGCACAACCCCATTTTTGGACGGAACGGGAGATCGAACTGCTTAAAGCCGTTGCCAATCAACTCGCGATCGCGATCGATCAAGCCGAACTCTATAACCAAAGTCGCACAAAAACGCAAGAACTCGAGCAAACGCTACGGGAATTGCAACAAACGCAAACTCAACTGATTCAAAGCGAAAAAATGTCGAGCCTCGGTCAACTTGTCGCCGGAGTGGCACACGAAATCAACAATCCCGTCAGTTTCATCTACGGCAATATCACCCCAGCAATGAACTATGCCCAAGAGCTAATCCACCTGCTGCAAGCTTACCAACAGCACTATCCCAATCCCGCCCCATCCTTAGCAGAGGAAATTGAAGAGATCGATCTAGATTTCATCCTCGACGACTTACCCAAATTACTCTCTTCGATGAAAGTGGGAGCCGAGCGCATCTGTCAAATCGTCCTCTCCTTACGCACTTTCTCCCGTCTCGACGAAGCCGAATATAAAGATGCAGATATCCATCAAGGCATTGACAGTACCCTGATGATTCTGCAACATCGACTTAAAGAAACTTCAGAATATCCAGCAATTGAAGTGCTGAAAGAGTATGGCAAACTGCCCCCCGTGCAATGCTATCCCGGTCAGCTCAATCAAGTATTTATGAATATTATTGCCAATGCCATTGATGCCTTAGAAGAGCGCAAAAAATCTCGAACTCCCAGTCGAATTTGCATCACAACAGAACTCATAGAAGCCCAGCAAGCCGCGAGGATTACCATTAGCGATAACGGAACTGGCATTCCCGAAGCAGTTGGCAACCGAATTTTCAATCCGTTCTTCACCACGAAAAAGATCGGCAAAGGAACCGGATTGGGAATGTCCATTAGCTATCAAATTATCGTAGAACGCCACGGCGGTCAGCTTACATACCATTCAGTTCCGGGGAAAGGGACGGAGTTTTTTATTCAAATTCCTCTCAACCCGTAAGTATTTAGCAGCAGATTTTGGGAATGTTGGGAATAGGGCAACAACTTTTCTCAACTCACCTGTAAGTCATGATGACCAACTCCCAAGTCACTTTTCCCGGCTACCACCTTGCAGAACAACTCTACAAAGGTTCTCGCACCCTCGTTTATCGCGGAACGCGCAACACAGATGGAAAACCCGTCATCATCAAAATCCTGCGCAACGAATACCCCACCTTCAGCGAACTCGTACAATTTCGCAATCAATATACCATTGCCCAAAATCTCGATCTCCCTGGAATCGTCAAACCCCTCGCCCTCAAAACCTACCGTAATGGCTATGCTTTAGTCATGCCCGACGAGGGATATGCTTCGCTTCAGAACGGTTATCGGGAGACAGACGGGGCGACGGGGAAACAGGGTGACGGGGAGAAAAAGGGTAAGAGTGCAATGCTTGCGCCCGATAAGGGAATAAGCGGACAATTCTCCATCGCGGAATTTCTCAAGATTGGGATACAACTAGCAGAAATTTTGCACGGTTTGTCTCAAAATCGGGTCATTCATAAAGACATCAAACCCGCAAATATCCTCATTCACCCAGAGACAAAGCAAGTCAAACTGATTGACTTCTCCATCTCCTCCCTCCTCCCCAAAGAAACTCAAGAAGTCCAAAACCCTAATGTATTAGAGGGAACCCTTGCTTACCTTTCTCCGGAACAAACCGGACGCATGAACCGGGGAATTGACTACCGTAGCGACTTCTATTCCCTCGGTGTCACCTTCTACGAACTCTTAACAGGAAAACTCCCTTTCCAATCCGACGACCCGATGGAGTTGGTACACTGTCATATCGCCAAAACCCCATCTTCAGTTAACACTCATCAGTCATCAGTCATTAGAGAAGAGATCCCGCAAATTTTGTCCGATCTTGTCATGAAATTGATGGCGAAGAATGTCGAAGAGCGCTATCAGAACGCCTTGGGATTGAAATCCGATCTCGAACAGTGTTTAAAACAATGGACGGAAACCGGGACAATCGAAGAGTTTGAGCTAGGTCAACGGGATGTACGCGATCGTTTCATTATCCCCGATAAACTCTACGGAAGAGAAGCCGAAGTTGCACAGTTATTAACATCCTTTGAACGAGTGGCAGATGGTAACAGCGAAATAATGCTCGTTGCAGGCTATTCTGGCGTAGGAAAAACTGCCGTCATCAACGAAGTCCACAAACCCATCGTCCGCCAACGCGGTTACTTCATCAAAGGGAAATTCGACCAATTCAACCGCAACATTCCCTTTAGAGCATTCGTCATCGCCTTCCGCGACTTGATGGGACAACTCCTCTCCGAAAACGACACTCAACTCGAACAGTGGAAAACAAAAATCCTCAACGCTTTAGGAGAAAATGCTCAAGTTATTATTGAAGTTA is a genomic window containing:
- a CDS encoding PAS domain S-box protein, whose protein sequence is MLDPKNDAQKIKELEQAKRILQKKLEQSEANRLQLEENNEKKEALLHKAIEELRQSERTSLKRSSELEAALTELKTTQTKLTESEQFLHLIIDNIPQAIFWKDCNSVYLGCNQVFAEIVGVSSPQNITGKTDYDLCWNPEDAEQYQKRDRAVIESGKPQLHIVEKQQEENGKLYWLETNKIPLYDLDGQSIGILGTSEDITERKQAEEALEARVVEKTAELKKSQQRLALIIEQSPVGIMEWNPNCKITQWNPAAESIFGYSKEEVLGRHFKRIVPKELHKYVDEVAQEILNQEGGSFSVNDNVTKDGRRITCEWHNSPLVAADGELLGAVSLFMDISERQRTEEELRASQQKLSLLIQQTPLAVIEWDKQFNVRDWNPAATKIFGYARSEAIGQNATFIIPEAAHPYVKPVLQDLLADRGGRRSTNANITKDGKEIVCEWHNTPLISPEGEVIGVASLVLDITERRQAENRLQEQEQFLRSIYDGVEHPIFVVDVLEDGDFRYAGWNATTERATGVSGAEIAGKTPEEWIGPEAGAAIRQRFEQCVATGQPLTYEEPLVFNGEKTWWLTTFNPLRNSQGRIYRLVATTFNISELKAVEVALQKSEAQLQAILNNSTAAIYVKDLEGRHVFVNPECERAFNLSKEEILGKTDFDLLPSDIAEQLQKNDRQVAKTRTAIQSEESVMQTDGLHTYLTIKFPLLDPDGNVYGICGMSTDISDRKQAEIVLHEQAERQELLSNITAQIRNSLNVDTILETTIRELYSLLQLDWCAFSWFDSTVEPAVWHIVRDARPENAESIVGTYPAESIGPIDRVLMCQEMIQIDDASQYDEPTHRAFLQSMGVAARVMIPIQTQLDQLGIIICDRAQPHFWTEREIELLKAVANQLAIAIDQAELYNQSRTKTQELEQTLRELQQTQTQLIQSEKMSSLGQLVAGVAHEINNPVSFIYGNITPAMNYAQELIHLLQAYQQHYPNPAPSLAEEIEEIDLDFILDDLPKLLSSMKVGAERICQIVLSLRTFSRLDEAEYKDADIHQGIDSTLMILQHRLKETSEYPAIEVLKEYGKLPPVQCYPGQLNQVFMNIIANAIDALEERKKSRTPSRICITTELIEAQQAARITISDNGTGIPEAVGNRIFNPFFTTKKIGKGTGLGMSISYQIIVERHGGQLTYHSVPGKGTEFFIQIPLNP
- the acs gene encoding acetate--CoA ligase; protein product: MSQPTIESILSENRVFPPPAEFAQNASIKSLEEYQQLYERAKADPAAFWAELAEKELHWFQKWDTVLDWKPPFAQWFVGGKINISYNCLDRHLTTWRKNKAALIWEGEPGDSRTLTYAQLHREVCQMANVFKQLGVKKGDRVGIYMPMIPEAAIAMLACARIGAPHSVVFGGFSAEALKARLVDAEAKLVVTADGGWRKDKIVPLKDAVDAALEDNGAPSVENVLVVKRTEQKISMESGRDHWWHDLQPNASADCPAEPMDSEDMLFILYTSGTTGKPKGVVHTTGGYNLYTHMTTQWTFDLKDTDVYWCTADVGWITGHSYIVYGPLSNGATSLMYEGAPRPSNPGCLWDVVEKYGVTIFYTAPTAIRAFIKMGEHHPNARNLSSLRILGTVGEPINPEAWMWYHKVIGGERCPIVDTWWQTETGGFMLTPLPGATPTKPGSATFPFPGILAEIVDAEGNPVGENSGGYLVIQHPWPSMMRTVYGDDERFRRTYWEHIPPKDGKYLYFAGDGARKDKDGYFWVMGRVDDVMNISGHRLGTMEVESALVSHPAVAEAAVVGKPDEVKGEDVFAFVTLEGEYEGSETLVRELKQHVVQEIGAIARPGEIRFTDALPKTRSGKIIRRVLRSLAAGQEFAGDTSTLEDRSVLDKLRGSS